The proteins below come from a single Prolixibacter sp. NT017 genomic window:
- a CDS encoding dihydroorotase has translation MKDIVIRDAKVVNEGKIMKGTSILIRNGNIEKIFRNEVPESVLAKAEVIDASGKLLLPGAIDDQVHFREPGLTHKAEIATESRAAVAGGITSFMEMPNTVPQATTQELLEQKYARAAEVSMANYSFYMGATNDNIDEVLKTDPEKVCGVKVFMGSSTGNMLVDNPETLANLFSKSKMLIATHCEDEPTIQANLAAAKEKYGEDIPISEHPKIRSAEACFLSTSKAVELAKKNGARLHVLHLSTAKEMALFDNHIPLKDKKITAEACVHHLWFSDADYEKYGTRIKWNPAVKTASDREAVLKAVNENRIDVIATDHAPHTEEEKNNKYLKAPSGGPLVQHALVAMLELSRKGKISIEKVVEKMCHAPADLFGVQKRGYIRKGYKADLVLVEPSRWTVSKDNLFYKCQWSPFEGESFYYQVTHTFVNGNLVYENTNADGKGKINEEFRGERLTFDRR, from the coding sequence TGTACTGGCCAAAGCCGAAGTAATTGACGCCTCCGGAAAACTACTCCTACCTGGCGCTATCGATGACCAGGTGCATTTCCGGGAACCCGGGCTCACCCACAAAGCCGAAATCGCCACCGAATCGAGAGCGGCTGTTGCCGGCGGTATCACCTCGTTTATGGAAATGCCCAACACCGTTCCGCAAGCCACCACGCAGGAATTACTCGAACAAAAATATGCCCGTGCCGCCGAAGTATCGATGGCTAACTACTCGTTTTACATGGGCGCTACCAATGACAACATCGATGAAGTGCTGAAAACCGACCCTGAAAAGGTTTGCGGTGTGAAAGTCTTCATGGGTTCCTCCACCGGCAATATGCTGGTCGACAATCCGGAGACGCTGGCCAACCTGTTCAGCAAATCGAAAATGTTGATTGCCACCCACTGCGAAGACGAGCCGACCATTCAGGCCAACCTGGCTGCCGCCAAAGAAAAATACGGCGAAGACATTCCAATTAGCGAACACCCGAAGATTCGGAGTGCAGAAGCCTGCTTCCTGAGTACTTCCAAAGCGGTTGAACTGGCGAAAAAGAACGGAGCCCGGTTACACGTGCTGCACCTTTCCACCGCCAAAGAGATGGCACTGTTTGATAATCATATTCCGTTGAAGGATAAAAAAATTACGGCTGAAGCCTGTGTCCATCACCTTTGGTTCAGCGATGCCGATTACGAAAAATACGGCACGCGCATCAAATGGAACCCGGCAGTTAAAACGGCAAGCGACCGCGAGGCCGTTTTAAAAGCGGTAAATGAAAACCGCATCGATGTGATTGCCACTGACCATGCACCGCACACCGAAGAAGAAAAAAATAACAAGTACCTGAAAGCGCCATCCGGCGGACCACTGGTACAACACGCCCTGGTTGCCATGCTGGAACTAAGCCGAAAAGGCAAAATCAGCATCGAAAAAGTCGTCGAGAAGATGTGCCATGCCCCGGCCGATCTTTTTGGCGTGCAAAAGCGCGGCTACATCCGGAAAGGCTACAAGGCCGACCTGGTGTTGGTAGAACCCTCTCGCTGGACTGTTTCGAAGGACAACCTCTTCTACAAATGTCAATGGTCGCCTTTCGAAGGCGAATCATTCTATTACCAGGTGACCCACACCTTCGTGAACGGTAACCTGGTGTACGAGAACACCAATGCCGACGGAAAAGGAAAAATCAACGAAGAGTTCCGCGGCGAGCGTTTAACTTTTGACCGAAGATAA